The nucleotide sequence ATGAACTTTATGAGGGATTGAGAGCAGAGAATCAGACCTTTGAAGACCCCAGTccaagtcctgactctgccacttactagcctgctaaccttgggcaagtcacctggtttctctggacctcagtttccccacctgtaaaatgaaggagtggtactagatgatatctaagatccAATTCAAATCTTAATTCTTAGACAAGGGAGTAGATAAATGGTCATACTGCTCATTCAAATACAGGAGACAGTAATAAACTTGGGATTTTAGATGATTTGGAAATTGGATAGCTCAAGTTTGAGATATCAATACTTTCAGGTGGAAATGCCAAGTAGTTGTCAACATGGGTTTGGCGCTTTGACGAGCAGAGGGGAAGCTAAAACGCTGGTAGAAGCCATAATAGGGTCTGGTCTAACCTCAAAGGAGGGTGGGTCACAATAGACCATAATTGGCTACAGGATAAGTCTGATCTACCAAACTATTGTCATCCCACAGCCCCAAGATCTAGGACCACGTGGAAAAGACAGGAGCCCAAAGCCTCCAGAGAAGAAGACTGCTACTCCAAAGGCTGTACAAGAGATTCCGCATCCCTCATCAGCCGTAAATTCCCCACCCTCAAGAGGCCTCCCCAATACCTCCCCAGCCCCACTTACACCCCCAAATAGAATCCGCTTGTGCTCATGTTCCTGCTCTTGCACTTGCTCCAGAGCTTTAAAAAGTGCACCCAACAGTCCCATGACTCCAGAGGCTTGCCATGGTGGTAACAAGCTTGAGGGCCAGGAAATCCAAGAGAGGAATATAGAAAAGAGTAATGAGGAACCCCAGCAGGAGACAGAGGCACCAGCCCCATTAAGTCCCAAAGAGATAACGGAGTGAACCTAATTGTACTTCAGGAATGTCGAACAAATTCATATGGGGTATGgataaaggaaatttttaaaaataaaatgttaagtttTCTTCTGATCTGGGTCTTCCCATCCTTCTATATTTGCCATTTCTAATATAcgtgggaggaaagaaggaatttcAGGAGCACAGGGTTCTAGCTTTAACTGGGCCAAGCTAGGGAAGCACAAGATTCTGGAGGGAAAGACAAGTCCAGTTGCTCAAGAattaaaaactgaaacaaaaaaccagcacaaacaacaaagtTCTGGATCATATGATTTAACCATACTGACCTTGGACAGGGTTCTAAGGACCAAGAGGGCAAACTTCAGAGCCAGAAATGTGGCTTCAGGTCAAGAAGTAATTTAATACCATAAAATTAGTCAAGATATACCTTTGTAACTACATCATGGGGGAAGATTTACTTTGTCTTTGCAGAACTTAAAATCTAAGGGTGTAGATAGGACACACAGGAAAATAGCAGCAATACTTGTTAGCATAAAATAATACAAACACTAAGTGCTCAGGAAAATTGCAAGTAAAAGGGGAGATATCAAATAACAAAGGAACAATTACTCAACTCACACCTAGCAAAATAATGCAATGAATCTGTAATCTCAATGTTGGCATTCCCTCTGACAATAAATTACAATCCAGCAATGTGTTCTCATAAATTCACCACTAGAGATTCATCCAATGTGAAAAGGGTCTTTTTCTTGATATCAAGATACTATCAGTGGTGCATATGGGCTACCATATAAAGTTAAGTCCTTACATTCACCATGTGGCCCAGCCTATCTTCATAATTCCTTTGGAGACATCTCAATCAAATGGCAGTTAAAATCCACAAGAGTCAAGGGCACTAGTTGATAACTCAGACTAGAGGAAAAGTTAAAGTGTCTTCCCTATCTGCAACGATAGTTTGGCTCATAAGTAAAGACGTAGCGTCTCATAAGGTCCTGGCTAGAATGGTTCAGGGCAGATTTTAAGGAGTTGACATCACAAAAAGCTGAGACGTAAAAATGCCGAGGGAACACAACTCCACTGATATTACCTCAGACATATCACCTAAATGCCTTCTTTGAAGCCCtatcaaatcaataagcatttactatgcacTATGTGCCATACACTAGATTAAATGATATAATCTGTCTCATCCAATCTTCCTTGGTAAGGCATCAAAAATAGGACAGTCTAAAGCTCACCCATGGCCAGTTAGTGGTCATCagaaaaaattttcttaaaatatgagaTCAAGgtaaagggaaaaagacctattaATACAAAAATAGCACCTTcttctgtgggagcaaagaattggaaattgatgggatgcccatcagctggggaatggctaaacaagttgtggtatatgattgcaatggaatcctattgggctgtaagaaatgatgagtaggatggtttcagaaaaacctgggaagacttacatgaactgcaaagtgaagtgagcagagccaggagaacattctacGCAGAAATGGCAATATTGGAAGAATTGttaactgtgaaaaacttagctactctgatcaagactaTTCCAAacaatccatgatgaaaaatgctatctatcaccagaaaaagaactgatgaactttgaataCAGAttcaagcatactttttttattttttgtctcttttttttgcaacatggataacatggaaatatattttgcttgatttcacatgtatatttgCTATCCAATTGCCTTCTCAAGTAGAGGGTAAgacatgggagggagagaatttagaactcaaaatgaaaaaaaaaagatggctaaaaaattgttttacatgtaattgggatatACTTAATGGaacaaaaaatatattcaaaattcaGGGAACTAGGGCTACAGAAGCCTGACTTTCCAAACATATAAGGTGAAAATTTGCCCATTATAATTCCCTAGATCTtcaatttctcctctcttctcccaaaAGTCTGTGTTCTGTGCTCTCAGCTCTCCATTTCCCTCAGGCCCCTGTCCACTTCTGTGAACcatttcttaataataataatgaggtaTAACATAGTCAGTCTTCAATAGAGTTTGGAGGCCTGTAGCAAACTGggattcttttcccttccccttcaatATTTGGAGCTGCATGCTGCAAGAGATTTAATATCATACTGTACCTTTTTCATTTAATGTGAAagtcttcacagaacaaatgctttcCTGGCTGGAGGGTGGAGATTGTTGGCACCTCCCCAGCCCTTATTTCTTATATCTagatttcaaggggaaaaatagatgGTATgggtaatttaaatttaattacagAAAAAGATGTCACATGAATTTTTATTGGAAAATATGAAATTAAGAGGTTTATTTTTCTCAAAGTGCCAAGAAAAGAGAGAACTCCCAATGTGTTGACTGAGAATCTTCTGAATCCTTTCCTGGGCCAGGAGAGCTGTCTGCCCTCTCCCCACAGACCATCTGCAGCCTCTAGGGAGCCAACtcaccctccttccttctctccctgcacCCACCCAGATAGGCTGGTTCCCTTTTCTCTCAGAGTGTGGGTGGTTTAGGACTCTGGGCCATTTCCAATGGGCAGCCTTGTCCTTTAAGCCAGCAGCCCACGGCCACTGGCACTTGAAGCCTTTCTCCCCAACCCTAAGGAAGAGGCCACAGAGCTGGCATTGTTTTTACTGCCTCAGGATTGGACAGCCAACAGTTGACCCTTAGCACAAGTCAAAGCCCAATGTGGAGAGAGGCTGAGGAGGCCTGAGGAAAGAGGACAAACCCACAGCAAGAAAGGTagttggagggggtgggagggcagggagaggagaagaggaagagtttGGGAGCCTTATCATGTAGCTTTCTTTACGGAGGAGAGCACTGGAACTTGTCCCACAGCTCTAATACTCATGACTCAGACTCTAAGTAGTTCTTCAAACATACTGAGATCTAAGCAAAACAGAAGAGCTCTGCCCTGACGTGAGGGAAAGGGTGgctaaaggaaagggagaaggcaaACTCGATCCTTCATCAGAGGAGATGGAAGATATACTATCACTTCACATGGCTGCTAGTCCCACAGAGGACAACACAGTGAGAACCAAGACAACTATTCCAGACTGGTAGAGCTGAGGAATCTTCAGGCCCTTCCCTAGGTCCCacatctaaaaagaaaaagataaaaaaaagaaactaagcaaTCAGAAGGATTAGtaaatcataattttaaaaataacacaagGGTTAGTAAAATCAAAATTCTGAAAACTGGCCACATCAAAACATCAGTTAGAAGCAACGACTTCTGTAATAAAATACTGGCCAAGCTGGGCAAAAAGAAGCCATATAGAAACCTTAGACCAGTGGGGTCCTGACCATACCATTATTGTTGCTTGTCTTTGCTTTCAAAGAGGATCACTGACATTACTGGGTGATATCGTGACTCCAGAATGAACTGCTTTTAAGTGAGGGAGAATTGCATAAAGTCATCGgcttcattctcttttccagtcatctaagtccagtggcaagacaaaagtcaggacaactggcaatggcccagttcttgaccaagctctaagtgctccacagtgcctgctttagctgccttcgtGGTcaatggaataaattgttctcatctgcccatttcaccAGAGGTCTTCACACGCTTGAGGTAGACACCCCTCTAATTCACCggtgggtttgaggcctgtcagttaccttcaagCTGGTTTTGCCTATACGCTGAGGTGATTTTACccaggtgtggccactgcacatgctatagcttcttggacccacagatgagagttgggtgaagcaGGTGAACATAACAAAGGCAggtctgaaaagggctcagtaaaCCTTCACACCAGAGGTCCTAGCTCTCCCTTAACACCCCCTACATTCCCATATtgtgatacttgagtagccagctattgctagaaaaaccctgcccccagctccTAACTACAAACCCCAGTTTTGCATACTAAagagtggactcagaccttttggagtCTAGCAAACATCCCTGGGCtccgtgactcctccaaggaatgtcaatagataaggttatcccacttaatgataacctgtcagaatctgtgatctgtcagggcctttgttcctgtacccccaccaccctgtgacctggcatgtaaactccctatataaactaccctgTCGCTTCAAacgtggccattgatttgtggtgcagtaccccaatggccgccggctaataaattctccacttaaaacttatactctgtggtgtgtctcgctcgcttctggtataacaataTGACCATATCATAAACCCAGACAGATAGCAGAGTTCATTTCTCATCCCCTAGAATGACTGGAAACCTACCCATTCTCTAGCAAGCCACTCTAAAAACCCACAGGGGCCAATCTTAAGGATCTTTAGTTCCAAGCTGAACAACTTAGTGCGGGACCACAACAGAACCACTTATTTGCATGAAAACAAATACAGACTGGTGATAAGAAGCCTCAAAGTATACCAtagggcaggcctgcacaacatagcCCTCAGGACAAAGTATTTCAGGCAGCCATAAAGAGGTAAAGAGTGCTTTGTCCATGTCCAATTAATagccttccactagtcactatagTGGCCTTTGTCATGTAACTCTGCAGGTGGGTTGCCAAGTGGGTTGCACACTCTCTTCTGTCTGTCAGGTGACTACAGGCAACCAATCATCCCCAGTCTGTCTCTAattacctttacttggaaagtgagctgctaaaaacctatctgctaaaaacctgaagaagtttagcctattttaattttggcctaCTACCAAGTTTGTGCAGGTCTGCCACAGGGTGTTCTCCGAGGTAGGGAGGCACTGTCCTCACTAAATACTGAAGGATCATTCAATAGAGAAAGCTGGAGAGAGCTCAGATAAAGGAATCAAGAAGAGGGCAGGAGGGCTGCATTCACATGTATGTACTAAGACAGCACAATGCCTGTGGGACTGTGAAGCAGCAAAGGAAAATCCTGCCCCAACCTCAGAGCTTAGGACCTGACAAAAGCAAGAATAAGAATAGCTTTTTAAAGACTTAAGCAAAACCCTTAGGCTCCTGACCGCTCTCTATTGAGATTTTCACAAGCCAGGAACAAGGACAAAAAGTGAGCTTTGGGCTTTCTTCAGCCCTCACATATTATGACCAAAGGAGGAAATCCGCAAGCCCTGGCCTCTAGGCTATGTGCAGAGAAGGCTGATCAGCTGAGTTTTGTTAGAAATCTGGCCCAGTGGGAAAACATGTCATTAGTAGAAATGGCCTCCCTAAGGGAAGTGGAAACCATTTCAAATTAAGCTGAGCAAAGCTCCAGGAGTGCCTGATGAACAAAGCCTAACAAGAGGTCTTTTAGTCTATTGCTTCTTGAATTCTACAAAACTCCCCTCTGAGCTGACTGAAATTTTACCATATAATACCGGTCTTTAGGGTTCCGTTATGGTAGTTTCCTGAAGACAAACCAAGACAAACTCAAGTCTTATAGAGAGTAACTAATCAGTAACATATAGTAAGAAACAATGGGGGTTACATTTGTCTTAAGCAaggcaaaaagaagaaagaactaaAGATTTCAGCAAAGGGTAAAAATTAACAAGTGAACTACTTGAGAAGACAGCACAAGTGATCTACTTGGCAGCAACAGTGATAGAAGTTGGGTTTCAATCTCTCCATAAGCAAGACTAAAGACATTGGGTCTCAACTGTCCCTGGGGTAACTGGTACCTATTCCCAAAACATCAAAAGGTTATATAAGCAGGCCCACTGTTAAAATCTAAAGCATCTAGTGCAGCCCAGAACAACTCTGACACTAGCACTTCAGGCCAGGCCTTCCCTGTTAAGGAAAGGTAGCGTGACACAGCAGAAATaacgctggatttggagtcagaagacctggcccAAATCTCAGACTCTtctacttattagttatgtgacctcaAACAGGTCACTCaaactctctgtgcctccatttaCTCATCTGAGGAAGATGGACAAGACTGATTCTAAGGCCACTCCTAAAATAGGCCGCATTTTGCTTCCCCACCTCCAGACCCTCAGACCAACCAAACTTACCAAGTGTCGGATTCCATTCCAGGTATGGTACGTAAGCGGGAAGACAAGAGCAAACTTGGCCGTGTAGATCAGAGTTGGTCCTAGGCCCAGGGACTTTACAAGCTCCAAGTGAGATTCAAAATTCCCAGGGAGCAACAAGGCTGCCAATCCAAAAAGGGATACTCCTGAGGAGAAAGTCAAGCAATCCGTCATTTCTTGCCAGTTACTTCCAATACAACTTCAATTTGATTTTTCAAACATTGATTATGAAACGTAACTGCTTCATCTCTAACCCTCAGAATCTggatcttccttcaaggctcagttcaggtacCACCTTTTCTGGAAGgcctctcatctctctccccccacccaagctGTTAGTACTCTCTCCCACCTTAAATTATCACTACTTATCTACAGACATATTGTATCTACACAGAAGAATTTAAATTACTCAAAGGGGtggcctattttttttcttactttgtattcctagtgcaaAGCAcaatacttaagaaatgtttgttgaatacaAGGTCTATATCTTGAGAGGGTCTACATTTACTTTATAACTCACATAAGAAAAGAACTTAGGCTTATTACCCTGAATAAAGGTATAAAGTACAGCATCCAACTGTTCTTTATACCCACTGAAGACCAgagaaaatgagcagaatcaaggcAGGAAAGGGATGAGCTAGACATGAGACTTTGAGAGCTGTGACATACTCGAATGGGCATCGAATCTTTTCTCTGAAGATTTTTAAGATTACCCAGCTGTTCAAGTTCAACCTTCCTAGAAAGAAAGTGGAATAGGAGGACCTCTAAATGTTGTGTCTAGCCCTTATCTCTATCATAACTGAGGCATTTCAAGGGAGTCTGGGGAAGTGTGAGCAGAAACTGAACAGAAAGATCTAGGGAAAAGGATTCAAtaaataggagggaaaaaaaggataaagacaGAACATGTGATTTCAATGGCATAGGGAACTTCTGGACAAGGAAACTCTTCCTAATGCAGGTTGGCAGCTCTTGGGCAATTTCTAACCTTCTTAGAACACTGACAAGTTAGGTGACTCTTCAGGGTCACATAAGCAGTATATTTTAGGGATGGGACTTGAATTAAGGTCTCCCTGGTTCCAAGGCTAGCACTCTAGCCATTAAAAGACAATGCCTCTTagaaatttcaagaaaaaaaatcagttatgcCTTTGGAAAAAAACATCTTATAAAGATAATTAGAAAGGGGAGATGGACCTCCTCTTCAAAGATTTTCTAACACCAGCCTAAGGacaatttctttttatataacTTCATAACAATCAATGTCATATGTCATATACCTATTACGTACAATTTTATCCTATCAAAAATTTCACATACTCACACTTCAGGACACTAGACTGGAAAGTCATCATTCCTTCTGGTTTCCTCTAACACTCCACAAACTCCCATTAGCTGCCATCCTAAACAATCTAGGGACACTTCAAGACACCCTCATTTGGCACAATCTGGCAACAACTGAGAAAAAGATTTCATATTCcactctataaaaataaaaagattttctaTTCCAATTCCACCATCCTTATCCAGTGCACAcaactcattctcttcccttctagaAATCTCAGACACAAGCCCAGCACCACTGACCAAGGGAGTGATTTTCATGTTAATGAAAGCACTAGGATAGCTAAATCCCTAAGTACCAAGTAAATGGATTCACAGCCCTGATAGTTACCACTAACTCAACAGTTATTGTGCATAAATTATGTGTAAGGCACAGTCCtagaaattggggaaaatataaaaataaataaagatactcAGAGTACCTCCAACCATTACCCAATCCAAGCTTGGAGAAAACTGCAGTATTGTATAAACTAGTTTTACAACtgcttgctgtgtgtgtgtgtgtgtgtttgtgtgttgctGTTGCTGTACTTGTAACAAATATTAATTTAGTTAAAGCAGGGAATATGATCCAGGAATCCCACCCAGGCATCCCCTCCTACCATCAATTTCATAGACTTCTCACCAAGATTTCACTCAGTTGCTTGGCCAGCTTTGCCTTAATGGGGTTTACTTACAAGCATGGCAAAAATTATGTCACCAAAGAGGTAAAGCACATTTGAAAGACCAATTGAGTCTTTCAAGGGCCTTCATAAAATCTATAAGAACTTAGCCACAGCCCAATGAACCCATTCAGACCACATGGTCTATGAGGTACTTGGCCTTAAACTAATCAAACTGACTGTGCCTCTGCAGAGGCAAGTTGGAGTCTAAGGTGGCTGCACAAGTCTGTGCCAGAGACCACCAGGCTGGATACAAAAGCAATTATCTTACAAGAATTTCATATGAGCAATACTTAATTTCAGTATCAAATGAACTTTTCAATGACACATGAAAAAGGTCTATGGTTTTTCAACAAGAAATGAACAACAGATATCCTATAACCGGTCCTTGTTGCTCTGAtggttttttaaaagtcatataagCAGTATTAATGTttgagatacatacatatacacataaaacatatatataagGGCATAATTATATCTTTTTGAGTTCCTTTTACATGTCCATGATTCAAAGGCAAGTCAACTCTTTACTTTTGACATAAGAAACTTGAGTTAATGAAACCAAATAACTACCCAAGCTCTGATGCAGAAAGACCAAGCTATTATCCTCTGCcagttctatatatatataagttcTAAGATGAGAAAAAACTATGGAAGATATTCCAAATCCTAATTcccatcccccatcccatttcACATTCTTTACTCCTCACCCCCATATAGTTCTCCAATCCACAAGTCAATATTTTTCTCATGGAGGCTGCCAAAGACAAAGCAGATTATTGAGTAATAAGATTTCTTACTCAAGAAATCAGATAAAGGTATATTAAGTCCCTAACAGAGCCAATGCCATTTTACTTCTGGTTCCAACTCTACTAGaaccttctctgtgccttagttgcCCTATCTGTGAGACcaaaaaaacaatctctgctgGGGAGCTCTTCAACTTTCTGGAGCTAGCTATTTAAAAGCcaactataattattttaaaagagtgCCTCAGCAGCTagtttaaaaaagctttttagGTATTCTGTACCCAGATACAAAACCATTTTGATCTGGGCTCTCAAAGATGTGAAATGGATAGGTACAACCATTCCCACCTCATCAATGGAGAAAGAAACATCCAAATCTCTCTTTCGACCTTTATGATGCTGTTGCCAAGATGAAAAGTCTGAGATCTAAACAGTAGTGTCCTACCTATCCAGGGGACATTTTTCCTAGACATGACAGTAGCTCTAGCTGTTACCTCCATCCTTGGTGGAACTATACTACTTGTGTAGTTCCAGTAATAGACACTCTTAAGGAGCTCAGAGCCCAAGAAGCAGTTTGGCTATCTCACCTTAGTATCACCTGTAGTAACAACACTGCCAATCCCTGTGACCTAAGTCAAGATGCCTATGGACTGGAAAACTGCTTCATCAGACTCCAGAATACTGATATTGTAGCACCTTTCTAATCAAATTTTTAGAAGATGACAAGGCTCCAGAGTATCAAAATCAAGACGTTACAAGGATGAAATCTTTAGTCTTTAATGAAAAACACTTTCTATGATAGGGTTACTCCATTATTTGGAGGTTAAGAGAAAAGCTATATGAGGAAATCTGGGGTGTACTAGACAGATGTGACCCCAAAGGCTTGCCCACTTCTCCCTTAGatataattaacaaaaaaaaaatcacaataccTGGCTGTCTCCCATTTGGTCCTATCCACAATGTTCTTTAAAACGGGgaccaggagagaagagaagaaattatctgttgattcaaacaaaggtgacAAAGCAAGAGCTTTatcccttaaaaagaaaaatatctaagAAAAATGAGATCTAAGTTTCCTTTAATACTCTTCTGATTATCCTAGCAGATCAACTCTAAAAGGATGGGAATACATAGTCCTCAAGAGAAAAAATACAATTCATCAATATGAAGAAATGATTAATGAAGAAATCACTAATATGAAAACTACACATTAAAATAACTCAAGTTTTTAcctcatacccattagattggcaCAGATGACAACAGAGAAAATGGTAAAGTGGGAGGGGCTGAGGAGAAAGAGGTACAGTAATATACTGTTGCTGGAGGGCTAAATTAATCCAACGATCCTagaaaattatttgaaagaaaagttactaaactgtataGACCCTTTGACCCCAATATCACTATGGGGCATATaaccaaagaaagtaaaaaacaaaagggatgGTCTTATATATCCAAAAATAATGGTAGTAGCactctttgtagtagcaaaaaaaacTGCAAAGTGGGTGCTTATCAACtaggaaatggatgaacaaaaaTTCAGTGTATGAACATGACAGACTATCACTGCACCATAATAAACAAATATTAAGAATTCTAAGAACACTGAGAAGGTTTGTGTGAACTGATCAAGAATTAAAGGAGAAGAACTAAGGGAATAATTTTCataataaacagaataaaataaattaaacaaccCTAGAAGACATAGAACTTTGATCAATTCAGTGTCCAACCTTGACTTCAAAGGACTGACAGTAACACATAATTCCCTCCTCTTGAGAAGGGCAAAGAATGGATAAACGCAGGGGAAAAACACTTTTCAATCTTACTGTTGGGAACTAAGAGGCAGATCCCATTTGAGTACTGAATATTAAGTTGCCACGCTCTAGAGATTCCTTTAGTGTTTAAATGCCTAATATTGGGAAAATAAAGCTGTTGTAGCTGTCCCTGGCAATCACTACAGGAAAAAGACCATTCCAATGAACTGCCATGACCAGCTCCCTGTGGCTCCACTGCAGTTAACTGGTATTGACAGAACTTACAGAGCACGAAAAGAGATGTTGTCATTAAGTCCCTAAGCTATTTCCAGAGGCTTTCTGACTATTTTACCAAGACCACCTCCTCCAAGCCTTTGCAGGCACTACTGCCAATGGAACTGTAAGCATCAAAACAAGCAAAGCTGTCCAAAGGATAATTAAAGCTTTGAGCTGACAATACCTGACTGTTCTTTCTACTAAAGTGCTATCAGTATCAATCTCACTAGCTCACTTTCTGCCAATCACTCTTTAGAGTCCAGAACACCCGTGTTTCCCAAGTAAAGAGAAGCACTTCCAGGAGGTATTTTGCTTCTCTAATGTCCAATTAAGTTTTCAGCCTATCCCATTTTACTAGTACAAGAAAACCAAGACTTGGCAGTCATGAAGTGGGAAAAGACTTTTACAGACAtgaccaatcaccttctgaagtGTTCAAGTAGATTAATTACTGTCTAGAATAACTAAGATTTCTAACCAACCACAGAATTTGAGGTTCCAAAGAACTAAGGTCTCACACCATGAATTAAGTTCTATTACATTATCTTCCACCCCCAGCTGACAACCTGTACACAAACAAGGAAGATACAAAAAAGAATGGCATAGGGACAAGAGAGAGATCCAGCCAAAATTCTCAGTAGAAATGTGAGGAGGAACAGACTTTCAGCACAGTAGACAGAGTCAGGAAAGAAGCAAGAGGTGGTATTCTACTTAATGTTACCCACATGCTAGTGGGAAGCATCAAACTTTATGAAATCTGTGATTCTGGTTTAGTCATTGTAAAGGCAACTGTGAGTATCAGAATCTTCAAACATACTCTTAGTTCAATGTTAGTGAAGTGAGCTAGGGTAAGGGAAAAGGGTCTAAGTCCATAGACGAAGGGAAATGTCAGTATCAAGTCTTTGATTATATCAAAAGTCCAGGTATTCTCATTCATACAAAGAACTACAGGGCTTCTAGGACAATGAACCATCTTATCAAGAATGAGTGAACTAATACCTTCATTTAGGCTTCCCTCTACTGATTAAGGGACAGATAAGAATATGTCCCCAACCTGAACTTAACATAAAACACTGTGTCCACTTGGTATATGTGACCAACTAGTGGAGTGTCAGTCTCAGCAGGTAGTTTCAGTATTCACTTCTTTGAATGGCCTGGCAGCCACTCCCCTGGCACAAGCAGTAGCCAGCAGAGCAGTTAGCATTTCAATAAAGAATTCTAAACAGAGAGTCTGAAGCAAACCAGAAAAGCCCCTGAAGACtgcaaaggaaagcaggaagagtGGCTACAAAAAGCAGTCCCCTTCATTTTCACCTATAAC is from Trichosurus vulpecula isolate mTriVul1 chromosome 7, mTriVul1.pri, whole genome shotgun sequence and encodes:
- the CFAP126 gene encoding protein Flattop; the encoded protein is MASNYSANQFENTFAPNFLRNWCVAKDDKKHPKTHDGYTQIIANDRGHLLPSVPRSKTSPWGTFMGTWQMPLQIPPARVTLTSRSTAAANRLINWVHKNPDLLNASNGLRPEIRGHPQDLGPRGKDRSPKPPEKKTATPKAVQEIPHPSSAVNSPPSRGLPNTSPAPLTPPNRIRLCSCSCSCTCSRALKSAPNSPMTPEACHGGNKLEGQEIQERNIEKSNEEPQQETEAPAPLSPKEITE
- the SDHC gene encoding succinate dehydrogenase cytochrome b560 subunit, mitochondrial, whose amino-acid sequence is MAAVLLRYAGRHCLRAHLSPRLCVRNAVPLGTTAKEEMEQFWNKNINSKRPLSPHLTIYRWPLAMMMSITHRGTGVAMSAGVSLFGLAALLLPGNFESHLELVKSLGLGPTLIYTAKFALVFPLTYHTWNGIRHLMWDLGKGLKIPQLYQSGIVVLVLTVLSSVGLAAM